A genomic segment from Hippoglossus stenolepis isolate QCI-W04-F060 chromosome 3, HSTE1.2, whole genome shotgun sequence encodes:
- the mych gene encoding myelocytomatosis oncogene homolog — MLQSFAQSQDWLYTEPLLFDDEFCQSLMKDLQSLPTPPQSPPMKAGVGSSKPLSKEDQLSYVSDILLEDHDMQLTWNCDFFHSDAGEKEGETSQPCSPLEENNEDCLWQCLTADKSLEEKLVSTVLGSSPLLSDIDTSIFEEIAGSTLDCQNLMDAQEPSEATSDYGSTGGELSNYSSSDSEEEIDVVTVVRCSSSPSPRPPLAELSTRHQRHEEEKRALQRHHIEIQLQHNYAAPCPASPPPSSSSSSNKRSRGSESSSRFHHSSRSSSSSSSSSRYQHHHSPRNSAETEDEEERRRTHNVMERQRRNELKNCFMRLRDNVPELSHNDKASKVVILKKARDCIYNLEDQGHRLQSKRDKLRDKQEELKARLERLHS, encoded by the exons ATGTTGCAAAGCTTCGCTCAGTCGCAGGACTGGCTTTACACAGAGCCGCTGCTCTTTGACGACGAGTTCTGCCAGAGTTTGATGAAGGACCTCCAGTCTCTGCCGACTCCCCCCCAGTCCCCTCCCATGAAGGCCGGAGTGGGCAGCAGCAAGCCCCTGTCCAAGGAGGACCAGCTGAGCTATGTGTCGGACATCCTGCTGGAGGACCACGACATGCAGCTCACCTGGAACTGCGACTTCTTCCACTCCGAtgctggagagaaggagggcGAGACGAGCCAGCCCTGCTCCCCTCTGGAGGAGAACAACGAGGACTGCCTGTGGCAGTGCCTGACAGCAGACAAGAgcctggaggagaagctggtcTCCACCGTGCTCGGCTCCAGCCCCCTGCTGTCTGACATCGACACCAGCATCTTTGAGGAGATAGCTGGCTCCACACTGGACTGCCAGAACCTGATGGACGCTCAGGAGCCCAGCGAGGCCACATCGGACTACGGATCAACTGGTGGCGAGCTGTCCAATTATTCATCCAGTGACTCTG aagaagagattGACGTGGTGACGGTCGTCCGCTGTTCCTCCAGCCCCTCCCCTCGGCCCCCATTGGCGGAGCTATCTACCCGCCATCAGAGGCACGAAGAGGAGAAACGGGCTCTTCAACGCCACCATATTGAGATCCAGCTGCAACATAACTACGCTGCGCCCTGCCCCGCCTCACCGCCCCCATCCTCTTCGTCCTCGTCCAACAAGCGCTCGAGAGGGAGCGAAAGCTCTTCGCGTTTCCACCACTCTTCTCGCAGCTCCTCCTCATCGTCGTCCTCGTCGCGGTACCAACACCACCACTCGCCCAGGAACTCAGCGGAGactgaggacgaggaggagcgGCGACGGACTCACAACGTGATGGAGAGGCAGCGACGCAACGAGCTCAAGAACTGCTTCATGCGCCTGCGCGACAACGTGCCGGAGCTGTCGCACAATGACAAGGCCTCCAAGGTCGTGATCCTGAAGAAGGCCAGAGACTGTATCTACAACCTGGAGGACCAGGGCCACAGGCTGCAATCCAAGAGGGACAAActgagagacaaacaggaagagctAAAAGCCAGGCTGGAAAGGCTCCACAGCTAA